Proteins encoded by one window of Arachis hypogaea cultivar Tifrunner chromosome 1, arahy.Tifrunner.gnm2.J5K5, whole genome shotgun sequence:
- the LOC112798664 gene encoding transcription factor HEC1, translated as MDTMMMQVERLPEFSQSFYTSIPNQGTDFSGAQTIFNAPPAPPCLIDPPPSNNVNFPIQHQPIAFRNPYHCSSSSSAEKKSSMAAMREMIFRIAVMQPVHIDPESVKAPKRRNVKISKDPQSVAARHRRERISEKIRILQRLVPGGTKMDTASMLDEAVHYVKFLKKQVQTLEQAEASRITRTLGVGFSSSNNSGNHVNYDAFSFKGSSSSCQQLCHNIVGSTSSSKLLS; from the coding sequence ATGGACACAATGATGATGCAAGTAGAAAGGTTACCTGAATTCTCCCAATCCTTTTACACCTCCATTCCCAATCAAGGAACCGACTTCTCCGGTGCCCAAACCATATTCAACGCACCACCAGCACCGCCGTGTTTGATTGATCCACCGCCCTCCAACAACGTCAACTTCCCCATCCAACACCAACCGATTGCATTCAGGAACCCTTACCATTGTTCTTCCTCATCGTCGGCGGAGAAGAAGAGTTCAATGGCGGCAATGAGGGAAATGATATTCCGAATAGCGGTTATGCAGCCGGTCCACATAGACCCGGAATCCGTAAAGGCGCCGAAGCGTAGGAACGTGAAGATCTCGAAGGATCCGCAGAGCGTGGCGGCGAGGCACCGGAGAGAAAGGATAAGCGAGAAGATAAGGATCTTGCAGCGGTTGGTGCCAGGTGGCACCAAAATGGACACTGCTTCTATGTTGGATGAGGCTGTGCACTACGTGAAGTTCTTGAAGAAGCAGGTGCAGACGCTGGAACAAGCAGAAGCAAGTAGAATAACAAGAACCCTTGGTGTTGGGTTTTCTTCTTCTAATAACAGTGGCAATCATGTGAATTACGATGCTTTTTCTTTCAAGGGTAGTAGTAGTAGTTGCCAACAACTTTGTCATAATATTGTGGGTTCTACTTCTTCTTCCAAGTTACTCAGCTga